The following coding sequences are from one Salvia hispanica cultivar TCC Black 2014 chromosome 3, UniMelb_Shisp_WGS_1.0, whole genome shotgun sequence window:
- the LOC125211239 gene encoding protein PLANT CADMIUM RESISTANCE 2-like encodes MYSSNSNSTDYQKFSDATASPPRDYTTPTGIPVSSTQTFYTEKPEPRPPLPPKPQVPWSTGLCGCFSDVRNCCLTFWCPCITFGRISEIVDKGSSSCIQNGALYTLIACVTGCPCFYSCFYRSKMRQQYSLHESPCCDCLLHCFCESCALCQEYRELKNRGFDMTIGWHGNVERQNRGISMAPIVEGGMTR; translated from the exons ATGTACTCATCCAACTCCAACTCCACCGACTACCAGAAATTCTCCGATGCCACGGCATCTCCGCCGCGTGATTACACCACTCCGACCGGGATCCCGGTCAGCTCCACCCAGACATTTTACACCGAGAAGCCCGAGCCGAGGCCTCCTCTTCCCCCCAAGCCTCAGGTGCCATGGTCCACCGGCCTCTGCGGTTGCTTTTCCGATGTCCGCAACT gTTGCTTGACGTTCTGGTGCCCCTGCATTACATTTGGCCGGATTTCTGAGATCGTCGACAAAGGATCCAGCT CTTGTATTCAGAATGGAGCACTGTACACATTGATAGCGTGCGTGACCGGGTGCCCGTGCTTCTATTCGTGTTTCTACCGCTCCAAAATGAGGCAGCAATACTCCCTCCACGAATCTCCCTGCTGCGACTGCTTGCTTCATTGCTTCTGCGAATCTTGTGCTCTCTGCCAAGAGTATCGCGAGCTTAAGAATCGTGGATTCGACATGACCATCG GATGGCATGGAAATGTGGAGAGACAGAATCGCGGAATATCCATGGCTCCAATCGTTGAAGGCGGAATGACcagataa